The DNA sequence ATGTACCCGGCCGTATTTCCGTGACCCCGGTCGGTTGTTACAACTGTGTAAACGCCTCATACCGATCAGGCCATAAAATCACCGAATTATAGAAAAAATTTTGTCAAACGGCCGGTCCGACTCGGCAATTTCAGACAGCTTGGCGGACCTAGACAGCTGTCCCCCATTTCATACATATGTAGATTTTCATGAAACGTAATATCACACGCGTACAGTTGACAAGCGCGCTACAATTTCTTAAGCTGTAATAATATTTATGTTAGCTGGAGGTACATGTGATGACGCGTGAACAGAAAAATCGGGCGATTATTAACGTCACCGGCATTGACCGTATCGGGATCATTGCCCGCGTTACAAACATTTTAGCCGAAAACAACGTCAATGTGTTAGATATTCGGCAAACCATTCTCGATGACTTTTTTACGATGATGATGTTAGTTGACTTGTCGACAGCGTCGCTAGCGATTGACGGCGTACGCGACCAATTACACCTTGCTGCCGAGGAACTAGGCGTGACGATTACCGTGCAACACGAAGCCATTTTCCACTACATGCACCGCATAGATTGAGGGGTTGACGATGACGTATAACATGAAAGAAGTCACAGAGACGTTGCGTATGATTCACGACGAAAACTTGGACATCCGCACCGTGACGATGGGAATCAGTTTAGAAGACTGTGCCGACCAGCGTCTCCATGTGGTGCAAGAGAACATCGCGAATAAAATTAAATCGTACGCAAAAAACTTAACCACAGTCGTCGAACAGGTCGAACGCGAGTTTGGCATTCCGATCATTAACAAACGTCTCGCGGTCACGCCGATCGCCAAGTTGGCCGGTCCTTTTTCCGTAGAGGAGTGTGTCCAGCTTGCCCGCGTCCTCGACGAGACCGCTGCCGACTTGGGCGTCGATTTTATCGGCGGTTACTCGGCGCTCGTCCATAAAGGATTTCACCGAGGGGATCGCACCCTCATCAGCTCGTTGCCGACTGCCCTTGCGGAAACGTCGCGATTGTGCGCCTCCATTTCGGTCGCTAGCACGAAGGCTGGCATTAATATGGATGCTATTTACGAAATGGGTCAGGTCATTAAGCAGTTGGCGCACAACACGCGGGATACACGCAGTCTCGGCTGCGCGAAACTCGTTGTGTTTTGCAATCCGGTGGAAGACAATCCGTTCATGGCTGGCGCTTTTCACGGAGCGGGAGAGCCGGAATGCGTGATTAATGTCGGCGTCAGTGGCCCCGGCGTCGTCTTAAATGCAATCAAAAAAGATCCGGACGTCGACTTAGGCACGCTGGCAAATACGATAAAACATACCGTTTTTAAAATTACGCGCATGGGCGAACTCGTCGGGCGCATTACTGCCGAACGCTTAGGCGTGCCGTTCGGGATCGTCGACCTGTCGCTCGCCCCGACGAATGCGGTCGGCGACAGTGTAGCCGATATTATTGAAGCGATGGGATTGGAAAAGTGCGGCACTCACGGTACGACGGCTGCGCTTGCGCTAATGAACGACGCCGTCAAAAAAGGCGGGGCGATGGCGACGTCTCACGCCGGCGGGTTGAGTGGCGCGTTTATCCCCGTCAGCGAAGACAACGGCATGATCGCGGCCGTAGGTGCTGGAGCTCTATCTTTGGACAAGCTAGAAGCAATGACGTGTGTCTGTTCGGTCGGTTTAGATATGGTCGCCGTTCCCGGGAACACGCCAGCCGAAACGATTGCCGCCCTCATCGCCGACGAGGCTGCGATCGGGATGATCAACAAAAAGACGACCGGGGTGCGCATCATACCGGTAGCTGGCGCTAAAGAAGGCGATATGGTTGAGTTTGGCGGCCTGCTCGGTCGCGCCCCCGTCATGCCTGTCCACCCGTTTAGCTCGGCACATTTCGTCGGGCGCGGCGGCAGAATTCCTGCCCCGATTCAGGCGCTAACGAACTAAGTTAGTACGATGAGAGTTAGTGGTTTTGTTAAACGTTTTGTTTACGTTGTTCCAGTTTTTGTACAAAGAGGGGCGATCGTCCCCCTTTGTACACGTGTCTGAGCAGGCGCTGTTGTTGTTGGACACTACTGCGACACAAGCCTCCATGGTAACAAATGACGGATTCGATGTCACAGCTTATATAGCACGGAGACACCATTAGCGATTTGCATCTTGATCCCTTCCTTACTGTAAGTTCTATAAAACTGTAGCTGCTATAAACACTAGCTTCATTGAAAAGTATCGCTACGGCGTACGTGTGAATGCAACCGGATCGCGAGTCGGCCGCGAGTGGCGACTACCTTTTTTAAAGATGCAGCGCACCGTGTTCCCCAGAGCGCAGTGTTGACCAGTTTACAGCATTTCTGCTACGATAGCCCTATGCGCGGAGCATACGTTGTCACGTTTAAAAAAGATTACGCTACATATGATTACGCTACATATAAGGGATGATCCACCGATGACGTCAACGCCGGCAAAGAACAAGCGCGCGTTATTTTTTTTAAAGCCGTTTAATTTTCTCGCCTTCGGGCTCACGGCACTTCTTACCCCGTTTTTGCCACTTTACTTACAGCATCAAGGGTTTAACAGTATCGAAATCGGCCTACTCCTCGCCATCGGACCGTTCACGTCGCTGTTTGCGAACCCGTTCTGGGGTTACTTGAGCGACCGCTGGCAAAATACGCGTCTCGTGTTAATTGCCATGTTGTGCGGCAATTTGCTCATGAGCTTCTTCGTGTTCGGCCTGCATAACTTTTACGCCCTCTATGCAGCTATGATTGGCTTTTTCTTTTGCTACACGGCGCTTTTTTCGATGACGAGCAGCCTCATTTTACACGGCATCGAAGGCACACCCTACCAATTTGGCTCGTTCCGTCTGTGGGGGTCAATCGGCTTTGCCGTTACTGCCCTTGTCGCTGGCCCGCTGATGAAAGGGTTGGGCATTTCCTCCCTCGGCATTATTTACGGTGTCATGCTCGTCGCCAACCTTGCATTAAGCTTTTATCTCCCGCGGCAAGGTAGCCAAGCTGATAACGCGAGCTTGCGCGAATTAGGAAAAGTGTTCGCCAATCGCTATTTCGTCGTGTTTTTGCTGTTAAGTGTACTCGTCTCGATCCCGAACCAGATGAACTACATTTTTTTGCCGCTTCATATGACGGCGATCGGCGGTTCGGAGGCGGCAGTCGGCACGTCTTTTTTCTTAGCCGCCATCGGAGAAGTTATCGTCTTTGTCTTGCTCGACCGCTATTTACCGCCGACGCCGAAAGCGATGACCGGCTTATTGGCACTTACGAGCTCGCTCTTTAGTCTTCGCTGGTTTTTAATGAGTGTGGCGACTGATCCTGTGCAGCTGATCGCGATCCAGTTTCTACACTGTGTCACTTTTGGGACGTATTTTTACATTGGCACCCAATTGTGTGCCAAGCTCGTACCGAGTAACTTCCGTGCCTCCGGTCAGGCGCTGTTCGCGATGACATGGGCCGGGTTCTCAGGCATCGTCGCTGGATCGCTCGGTGGATGGCTGTACGACGCATACAGTGCGCTCGGCATATACGGTGTCGGAAGTGTCATGGCCGCTGCCGCCGCTGTCTGTTTCGGCACGATGTGGTGGCGCTTGTCGACGGCACCAACATCATACAATGAGTTACTTTAGCAGAAGGAGACGTAACAGATGAGTAACGTAACGAAATTAAACCCGCTGTGCACGTTGGACCAACAAACGTGAAGCCCAACACGGCAGGCGACAAGTATTATGCCGTTCGCGGTTGCAGGTCCCCCGTCCAATTTACGCGTGCGTCTCAAATGTAATCGGCAACTGTTTAACGCCGTGGACGACAAAGCTAGGGATCATCTCGAGCGCCGTTTCTCGTACGGAGTGAAACGTGTGGAACTGAGCCAGTAGCGCCTCGAGGGCGATCCGCGCCTCTAAGCGGGCGAGTGGCGCACCGAGGCAAAAGTGTATGCCGTGACCGAACCCAAGGTGTTGATTCGGTGAACGGGTTATGTCGAATGTGTCGGCATTAGGAAACTTTTCTTCATCCACATTGCCGGAGGCGATATAGGCGACGACTACAGCGCCCTCCGGAATGTCGCGATCGCGCAAACGGATCGGCGCCTTCGTTAAACGGGACATCGCTTTAACAGGCGAGCGAAAGCGCAGCACTTCCTCGATCGCGCTAGGAAGCAACTCGCGATTGTCCTGTAGCGCTTGCCACGCCTCGGGGTAGGCGGCAAAACATAGCATCGCATTCGCGATTAAGTTCGTCGTCGTTTCATTGCCCGCGACGAGCAACAGTTCGCAAAAACCGATAATCTCCCTTTCACTTAACTGCTGCCCCGCTTCTTCAACGGCTACGAGCCGACTGATCAAGTCTTCGCGCGGCTTAAGGCGGCGTTCCGCCATGATCCGCGGAAAATATTCCCCCATTTCTTGTTCCGCCTGAATGAATGCCGTCTCATCGTCTTCGACGACCGCATCTGACCAACGCTTAAATTGGTGCAAGTCTTCGCGCGGAATGCCGATCAGTTCAGCGATGACGATGACCGGCAGGGGAAAGGCCAAATCGCGAACGACGTCCATCGCTCCCCGCTTATTTACCGTGGCCAGTAAATCGTGCGTAATGTGCTGAATTTTTGGCGCCAACTGTGCAATCGACCGCGGGGTAAACGCTTTAGATACGAGTGAGCGGAGCTCACGGTGGCGTGGGGGATCGAGATTTAATATACTCGCGTCAATCGGGGAGGTGTGATCCGTCTCCACACCTTCTAACATATATTTTTGTGCCGAAAAAACATCGTAGTCCGATAGCACCCGTTTGACGTCGTCATACTTAAAGACGCGCCACATTCCGGCTTCTTCGTCGTACCACACAGGGTTCGCTAACCGCATGTCCCGATACCACACATAAGGTGCGTTGAAACCACTGTTCGTCACATGCGTTAACGTATCTAATTTCTTCAATTTCGCTTCCTCCTCCTTTTTTTAAGACCCCGTTTCCGTATA is a window from the Numidum massiliense genome containing:
- a CDS encoding ACT domain-containing protein is translated as MTREQKNRAIINVTGIDRIGIIARVTNILAENNVNVLDIRQTILDDFFTMMMLVDLSTASLAIDGVRDQLHLAAEELGVTITVQHEAIFHYMHRID
- a CDS encoding cytochrome P450; this translates as MKKLDTLTHVTNSGFNAPYVWYRDMRLANPVWYDEEAGMWRVFKYDDVKRVLSDYDVFSAQKYMLEGVETDHTSPIDASILNLDPPRHRELRSLVSKAFTPRSIAQLAPKIQHITHDLLATVNKRGAMDVVRDLAFPLPVIVIAELIGIPREDLHQFKRWSDAVVEDDETAFIQAEQEMGEYFPRIMAERRLKPREDLISRLVAVEEAGQQLSEREIIGFCELLLVAGNETTTNLIANAMLCFAAYPEAWQALQDNRELLPSAIEEVLRFRSPVKAMSRLTKAPIRLRDRDIPEGAVVVAYIASGNVDEEKFPNADTFDITRSPNQHLGFGHGIHFCLGAPLARLEARIALEALLAQFHTFHSVRETALEMIPSFVVHGVKQLPITFETHA
- a CDS encoding MFS transporter, producing MTSTPAKNKRALFFLKPFNFLAFGLTALLTPFLPLYLQHQGFNSIEIGLLLAIGPFTSLFANPFWGYLSDRWQNTRLVLIAMLCGNLLMSFFVFGLHNFYALYAAMIGFFFCYTALFSMTSSLILHGIEGTPYQFGSFRLWGSIGFAVTALVAGPLMKGLGISSLGIIYGVMLVANLALSFYLPRQGSQADNASLRELGKVFANRYFVVFLLLSVLVSIPNQMNYIFLPLHMTAIGGSEAAVGTSFFLAAIGEVIVFVLLDRYLPPTPKAMTGLLALTSSLFSLRWFLMSVATDPVQLIAIQFLHCVTFGTYFYIGTQLCAKLVPSNFRASGQALFAMTWAGFSGIVAGSLGGWLYDAYSALGIYGVGSVMAAAAAVCFGTMWWRLSTAPTSYNELL
- a CDS encoding PFL family protein codes for the protein MTYNMKEVTETLRMIHDENLDIRTVTMGISLEDCADQRLHVVQENIANKIKSYAKNLTTVVEQVEREFGIPIINKRLAVTPIAKLAGPFSVEECVQLARVLDETAADLGVDFIGGYSALVHKGFHRGDRTLISSLPTALAETSRLCASISVASTKAGINMDAIYEMGQVIKQLAHNTRDTRSLGCAKLVVFCNPVEDNPFMAGAFHGAGEPECVINVGVSGPGVVLNAIKKDPDVDLGTLANTIKHTVFKITRMGELVGRITAERLGVPFGIVDLSLAPTNAVGDSVADIIEAMGLEKCGTHGTTAALALMNDAVKKGGAMATSHAGGLSGAFIPVSEDNGMIAAVGAGALSLDKLEAMTCVCSVGLDMVAVPGNTPAETIAALIADEAAIGMINKKTTGVRIIPVAGAKEGDMVEFGGLLGRAPVMPVHPFSSAHFVGRGGRIPAPIQALTN